The Lolium perenne isolate Kyuss_39 chromosome 6, Kyuss_2.0, whole genome shotgun sequence genome segment TTTGGCACCTCTGGGGGACCAGTGATAGGGCCATTGTTGGGCTGCAAAACATTCGTATTTTGCGCACTGGCGTTCCCAGATGTAACCAGTGCCAATAGTTTGCGATGGCCATCAAGTAACTCTGATGTAAGACTCTGGGTGATTGACGACGCAGAAGTGATAGTTTCCTGAAAATTGTATGAAGAGTTTCCTTTTAGTACTATAAATTGGAAAGAAAAGGAGCAAAGTTTTAACTTACTATTTCTTGCCATTCCAAATACAAATATAAGAGTATAAAACAGATTGTAGCAAAAAAAAGAAAGGTAATTCCGAAATCATATACCTTTAAGGTGAGCACCAATGGAGTATGTGCTGCCTCGACCTGCTGCTGAATAGCAACAGCGTGCTCGGACATTCCTTTCTGAAATGCACTATCCACCTGCTCAAACATTGTCTTACAGGATTGTTCAAATGCTGGAACAAGCAATGATTCAAAGCTGGTGCGTAACACATCCTGCATGCATCCATTTAAAACAAATTAGTACATGTGGCAAAGCTAAGAACAGATTGACTTGTATATGGACAAATAACATAAGTCATCTACTGAGACACAAGAGTAACATGTTACATGACATAGCAGAATAACAAACTACAAGACGATACATACCTGAAGAATCTGCTTTACAGATGTATGAAATTGCAATTGGATTTGCCTAGCAACTGTAGCTTCAAGTTTTGCAGTAACAGACTTGTCCAGCTGATTGACCACCTTGTCACCCACCGCTTTCTAAAAAGTAAACAGTCAATAAAAGCAAGGGTGACAAAATCAAGAAGAACAAATACAACAAGAAGTTAGGCACAAACCTGAACTGAATCAGCAATTATAGAGCCCAAGGACTTCTCAATAATAGGTGTCATTGTCCGTGCAACAACAGGTCCAAGTGAAGAAACTTCTTTCTTAAGTGACTTCTCCAACATAGCGGGAAGGTCCTTGCTGATTGAGCTTGAGATGAGAGTGGTCATTTGCTGCATTCGTTCCCTTTCTGCCTTTTCACGTTTGGTGTTCTCCTCCAGGAAACGAGCCGACAAGGCATCCATGTTAGCCTTGATAGATTTCTCCATGGTACGGCCTAGCGACGTCTCAATTCTTTTACCTTCCTTTGCAATGGGAGCAATAACGACAGTACTTAGCTGTTTCTGCATGTCCTTCTGCATGATTATTAGCTGCAAGACACATGAGCAACACCGTAAATAAACTGAAAGCTCTTACTCATAAAATCTCCTTCCAACATTGATCCGAAAGCCATAAGTCAACATAGAAAACACAACCCTGTGATTTCCCAGTAACAAGTCTAGTAACCGGTCAACTGTCAGTTACTCTCAAGTTCCAGCCAAAATATTACGGAATCTAAAACTAACGCTTATATGCAAATGGAGAAGACATGCAAGAATATTTTGGACCTGTTAACCTCAAGCTTAAGCTTGTATGCTCTACATAAGAACAATccagtgcaaaaaaaaaaaaggtgcaTCCAAGCCAAAACTTTTGGTCTGAAATAACTCCTAAATGCTTATAAAGCACACATAGATTTAGTAATGTTTCTATAAAAGACCACACATGTTACACAATTTATGAAGTCCATAATCAGGATTTAAGTAATGTTTTCAAGTGCTACAAAAGCTAAGATGCTTGCAACACTATTTATAAAGTCCATCTAACACGAAACTAGTTGAGTAAGATCTAACTAACATCCAATGTTGAGAGTGCAGTCTACAATCTATAAAACTTAAAACCTTGAATtaggggaaatgttgcaccaaaTATGTTAGATATATCCAGCGTAAAAAGGCAGAGTATAACTTTAGAATATTACAAGCATCTCCATTACACTAAAGTTACTCCAGAGTGCACAGAAAATAGATGATCACCTGTTgaagcatactttgcatatcagcTACTTCTGAAGATGAATCAATAGGAGGGTATGCACTGCTGACAGGTTCATGTGAAGACTCAGTTGAGTTAAATGCACTTGCAGAAGGTGATGATTGACCAGATGCTTGAAGATGAAGAACCTTCTCCTTGGCAGATGATTGGTCCCTAGACACAGAGGAGTTATCACTTCTGCCAGGCATTTCCACACTTTTGTTCAGAACATTTTCTCCAGCAGCACCAGTATGGTCAGGAACCAGTCTATCCAATGATGGCTGTGATTCTTCAACACTATACTTATCAGTTGTTACTGAACGCTCACTTACCATTTCAACAGTTTGCTCAAACAAATTTTGTGCTTTCTCTGAGCTTTCACAAACAGCTTGAGCTTCCTTGATAGCTTCAAGTTCCTGACCAGATTTACTCTCATCGACATGTTTTGCTTCCACTTCTGTAATCCGAGGGCTACTAACAGAGCCATCCTGGATTTTTGCGCCATCAGATTTAGAGACCTGATTGCTTTCAGCAGTAGATAGAGCACCTGATATAATTTCAGATGGAGTTATGAGATGAGTGGCATTGCCTCCTACCTTAAACATCATACGAGGATTTGGAAGCATTTTAACATCACTGTGACTGTCTCTATATTCATCCTTCCCAAAACTGTCCTTTGGCATGGGTGTATCTTGTCTAGTCAAGGGAAGTGGTTTTGGCATTGGTGTATCTTGCCTAATCAACGCAACCGGCTCAGTGCTTCGGTTTGTCTGATGATCCAATGCTGATTGGTCTTTGTCACGATTGCCTAGTGATGGTCCTGATCCAGTAAGATCCATGTTTGCTGCAAGAGGGGCAGACGGAAGATGCGCAGAACCATCACCTGTGTGTGCAAGTGGTGGAGCTGATGGTTTATGATCAAATTCTGCAGATAAAACACAAGAAAAGATCTCTTAGTTACAAGAACATAGAAGCCTTTTTCTGAAGCAAGTTAGGGTAGGCTAAAAGATCTCTTACTTAATTGAAGCAATTGAATGAGAAATGATAACTCTTTTACCTGTAGTCTGATCAATAGTCGATTGTTTACTCGATGCACCAACAGTATAAGAATCAGTAAAGCTAGTTCCTGTGGATGACTCTGCTCCTGCCACTTCCAGAGGTGTATCGTGAACACGGGAAATAGCTGGGTCTCTTCCAAGTCCAGTAGTATCAGATGTAGGAGGCGAACAAAGTGATAACTCCAGCCCATACTGCTGGATGGCCATTGTTTGCACACAATAGACTTGAACTACCTGTTCACCATCAGGTTGGCTTTCATGTGTGCCAGTGAGACTCAGAATAGGCATCGCAACTGTAAAATCTGCAATATAATCCAAGCGGGTAGAAGCAGGATCCAGGCCATACTCAACATGCACAGCGTAAATAGCATTCTTCTTAGCATTCGCAAGTAAAATAATGTTTGCTTGAGGCAGCACTGCGACTTGGTTGAAAAATGCATCCTCGGCCTTAGGTTCCAGAGAACTAACAAGTTCCAAAGTCTGGGTGCAATTCCAAGTCTCAGATTCGCTTGGAAACAACCAGCCTTCTTCATTAGTAGAAGCCCAAATTCTAATTTCTCGGTTTAGGGGACCCTGCAGAATTAAGAACCAGAATAGCATGTAAGATGTTAACGTAATACAAAATGCAGTCAATTATTCTGTTTATCCGAAGATTACAAGAGCAGATTCAAATCTTGATTGTTTCTAACAGAATTGGAATATCCACAATTCCGCTCGTTTAAAAATAGCATTTCACAGATTATCCAAACCGTGAGCAGTCTTTGCCTCTTTAGCCCCTGGCGATTGTATGCAAATACTGCTCTGTTTAGATTTTTATTCAAAATCAAACAGTATAATCACCTAATAGTTCATTTTTAACTGAGACAGAAGATACATATCAATCTGCCATTGTGTTTTGTAGATGTAATGTTGTATGGGCTCGACACCGACGCACAAGTTATGCACCCACTATTTTCCAGCACAATGGTAAGTTCAAACTCCTGGATAAAGCATTTAGCCCAGGATAGGTTTTTTACGAGGAGCTGAACAAGATGCCCCAAGAGAAATGTGTGCTTGAAAAAGGGAGGTCAAATGGCGGAAATGCAATTTTGATCTCAGGTGCATATGCTCCTGCTACAGAGAAAAACCTTTTAAAATATCACAAAAAATACGAACACAAATTTCACGCGTATATGTCAACAATCCATATGTGTATGCCAAGTTTTGCGCGAAACCGATAGGTTTTGTGTCCTGTGTAAAAATGACAAGCAAAACGTCTTGTGAAGAGCTTATATTTAGCACCAAATTTTAACTTTTTTACACATGACACAAAAAGTATCGATTTTTCGTGAAACGACTTTGCAAACACATAGAACATCAAGATGCATCCGTAAAAAAATTTAtcggaattttttgaaattatataATATGTTGAAATTTAATTTTAAAAACCAGGAGCATGTGCTCCCGGGAGCAGAAACAGCATGTCGGGTCAAATGGGGCAAACAATGGCACAAAAGTAATATGTGTAAGAATGCATACTGCCGTGATAAGATTTATATGATGTGGGCGCTCAGGTGCTGTAAGAAAGGCAACTGAGTAAACAGCTTGACCATCATGTGGCTTCAGGATCGACAAAGGCACTGGCTTGCGATCATCCCAAATCTTTACCTGCAGAATAGAACTACATACATTACAAATGCGCTTCATAAGGATGATTAGCACTTCTCTAGATCGCATTATACCTAACTTGAAAAGACAGACCAACTAAGTAACAAAACTGCTTGCGGCCTCATT includes the following:
- the LOC127306357 gene encoding enhancer of mRNA-decapping protein 4 isoform X1, whose protein sequence is MASPAGNPNPNPNPNPPFEMSMLFRPPPPNPAAPIFPAVAGPPPPSGPYSYPPATPPFHHLPYPHYAQDPMPRPVMSYAMPNPNPNPNPNPGARLMQLLGNAGSGHLESAVSMPPPSSDFTASQPLQLPAMPSAPPARMLSTTSSKVPRGRLLGAGDKAVHNVDSRLPGEAQPPQLEVTPITKYTSDPGLVLGRQIAVNRTYIVYGLKMGNIRVLNINTALRSLLRGHTQRVTDMAFFADDVHRLASVSVDGRIYVWRIDEGHDEENKPQISGKIEVAIQIVGDAEAYHPRICWHSHKQELLFVGIRNYVLRIDTTKVGKGRDFNTEEPIKCHLDELIDGVRLVGKHDGDVTDLSISQWMTTRLASGSKDGTVKIWDDRKPVPLSILKPHDGQAVYSVAFLTAPERPHHINLITAGPLNREIRIWASTNEEGWLFPSESETWNCTQTLELVSSLEPKAEDAFFNQVAVLPQANIILLANAKKNAIYAVHVEYGLDPASTRLDYIADFTVAMPILSLTGTHESQPDGEQVVQVYCVQTMAIQQYGLELSLCSPPTSDTTGLGRDPAISRVHDTPLEVAGAESSTGTSFTDSYTVGASSKQSTIDQTTEFDHKPSAPPLAHTGDGSAHLPSAPLAANMDLTGSGPSLGNRDKDQSALDHQTNRSTEPVALIRQDTPMPKPLPLTRQDTPMPKDSFGKDEYRDSHSDVKMLPNPRMMFKVGGNATHLITPSEIISGALSTAESNQVSKSDGAKIQDGSVSSPRITEVEAKHVDESKSGQELEAIKEAQAVCESSEKAQNLFEQTVEMVSERSVTTDKYSVEESQPSLDRLVPDHTGAAGENVLNKSVEMPGRSDNSSVSRDQSSAKEKVLHLQASGQSSPSASAFNSTESSHEPVSSAYPPIDSSSEVADMQSMLQQLIIMQKDMQKQLSTVVIAPIAKEGKRIETSLGRTMEKSIKANMDALSARFLEENTKREKAERERMQQMTTLISSSISKDLPAMLEKSLKKEVSSLGPVVARTMTPIIEKSLGSIIADSVQKAVGDKVVNQLDKSVTAKLEATVARQIQLQFHTSVKQILQDVLRTSFESLLVPAFEQSCKTMFEQVDSAFQKGMSEHAVAIQQQVEAAHTPLVLTLKETITSASSITQSLTSELLDGHRKLLALVTSGNASAQNTNVLQPNNGPITGPPEVEAPLDPMKELGRLISERKFDEAFTVALQRSDVSIVSWLCSQVDLRGLCTMAPLPLNQGVLLALLQQLAVDIYTESSRKIQWMTDVAMAINPTDQVIAAHVRPIFEQVYAKLAHHRTLPSTNPADISNLRLLMHVINSVLLSYK
- the LOC127306357 gene encoding enhancer of mRNA-decapping protein 4 isoform X2 produces the protein MASPAGNPNPNPNPNPPFEMSMLFRPPPPNPAAPIFPAVAGPPPPSGPYSYPPATPPFHHLPYPHYAQDPMPRPVMSYAMPNPNPNPNPNPGARLMQLLGNAGSGHLESAVSMPPPSSDFTASQPLQLPAMPSAPPARMLSTTSSKVPRGRLLGAGDKAVHNVDSRLPGEAQPPQLEVTPITKYTSDPGLVLGRQIAVNRTYIVYGLKMGNIRVLNINTALRSLLRGHTQRVTDMAFFADDVHRLASVSVDGRIYVWRIDEGHDEENKPQISGKIEVAIQIVGDAEAYHPRICWHSHKQELLFVGIRNYVLRIDTTKVGKGRDFNTEEPIKCHLDELIDGVRLVGKHDGDVTDLSISQWMTTRLASGSKDGTVKIWDDRKPVPLSILKPHDGQAVYSVAFLTAPERPHHINLITAGPLNREIRIWASTNEEGWLFPSESETWNCTQTLELVSSLEPKAEDAFFNQVAVLPQANIILLANAKKNAIYAVHVEYGLDPASTRLDYIADFTVAMPILSLTGTHESQPDGEQVVQVYCVQTMAIQQYGLELSLCSPPTSDTTGLGRDPAISRVHDTPLEVAGAESSTGTSFTDSYTVGASSKQSTIDQTTEFDHKPSAPPLAHTGDGSAHLPSAPLAANMDLTGSGPSLGNRDKDQSALDHQTNRSTEPVALIRQDTPMPKPLPLTRQDTPMPKDSFGKDEYRDSHSDVKMLPNPRMMFKDGSVSSPRITEVEAKHVDESKSGQELEAIKEAQAVCESSEKAQNLFEQTVEMVSERSVTTDKYSVEESQPSLDRLVPDHTGAAGENVLNKSVEMPGRSDNSSVSRDQSSAKEKVLHLQASGQSSPSASAFNSTESSHEPVSSAYPPIDSSSEVADMQSMLQQLIIMQKDMQKQLSTVVIAPIAKEGKRIETSLGRTMEKSIKANMDALSARFLEENTKREKAERERMQQMTTLISSSISKDLPAMLEKSLKKEVSSLGPVVARTMTPIIEKSLGSIIADSVQKAVGDKVVNQLDKSVTAKLEATVARQIQLQFHTSVKQILQDVLRTSFESLLVPAFEQSCKTMFEQVDSAFQKGMSEHAVAIQQQVEAAHTPLVLTLKETITSASSITQSLTSELLDGHRKLLALVTSGNASAQNTNVLQPNNGPITGPPEVEAPLDPMKELGRLISERKFDEAFTVALQRSDVSIVSWLCSQVDLRGLCTMAPLPLNQGVLLALLQQLAVDIYTESSRKIQWMTDVAMAINPTDQVIAAHVRPIFEQVYAKLAHHRTLPSTNPADISNLRLLMHVINSVLLSYK